Proteins from a single region of Geothrix sp. PMB-07:
- a CDS encoding cytochrome c translates to MKINDYLSPEELKRLFTALLVVIGFIFIAAFFGFIAVPGMRYQAHTAADAPVQAVQGETGWLDPTDYPAMPREVIPPIDPATVMTPNPTLMARGKALYAQNCATCHGPEGKGDGAAGKGLNPKPRNFTENAGWKNGAHLEHIYKTLDEGIKGSSMVSYNYLSKKDRMALAHTVQALGAFDHGANDPKAMAALEKLFASAGEVIPNRIPVRRAIAALCREYEASKPQAPASTIR, encoded by the coding sequence ATGAAGATCAACGACTACCTCTCTCCCGAAGAGTTGAAGCGCCTCTTCACCGCGCTGCTGGTGGTGATCGGCTTCATTTTCATCGCCGCCTTCTTCGGCTTTATCGCCGTGCCCGGCATGCGCTATCAGGCCCATACCGCCGCCGATGCTCCGGTCCAGGCCGTGCAGGGTGAGACCGGCTGGCTGGATCCCACAGACTACCCCGCCATGCCCCGCGAGGTCATCCCGCCCATCGACCCCGCCACGGTGATGACGCCGAATCCAACCCTCATGGCCCGCGGCAAGGCCCTCTACGCTCAGAACTGTGCCACCTGCCACGGTCCCGAGGGCAAGGGCGACGGCGCTGCGGGCAAAGGATTGAACCCCAAGCCGCGCAACTTCACGGAGAACGCGGGTTGGAAGAACGGCGCCCACCTGGAGCACATCTACAAGACGCTGGATGAGGGCATCAAGGGCAGCTCGATGGTGTCCTACAACTACCTCTCGAAGAAGGACCGCATGGCCTTGGCCCACACGGTGCAGGCCCTGGGCGCTTTCGACCACGGCGCCAACGACCCCAAGGCGATGGCAGCTCTGGAAAAGCTCTTTGCCAGTGCCGGTGAAGTCATTCCCAACCGGATCCCTGTCCGTCGCGCCATCGCGGCGCTCTGCCGGGAGTACGAGGCCTCCAAGCCCCAGGCTCCCGCCTCCACGATCCGCTGA
- a CDS encoding SCO family protein: MSTPILRRILTPLTLAALLGLPGVLRGQAAPTAAPSFSPEEVGINEKLGATIPLDLELKGEDGKPVTLRQLIDKPTILTLNYFRCAGICTPQLSGVAEVVNRTKAEPGKDFQVITVSFDERDEPEVAAQKRTNYIAEITRPFPPAAWRFLTGPGATTKALADAVGFKFKRVNDDFVHAGAIIFLSPKGQVTRYMYGVTYLPADLELAAQEAARGEAQPTINKFLKFCFSYDPAGRRYVLNFTTIGATVILLAAAIFLIVITRKGRKATVKPEEGA, from the coding sequence ATGAGCACACCCATCCTCCGGCGCATCCTGACTCCGCTGACCCTGGCGGCACTCCTGGGCCTCCCTGGCGTTTTGCGGGGACAGGCTGCACCCACGGCAGCCCCCTCCTTCAGCCCTGAGGAAGTGGGCATCAACGAGAAGCTGGGCGCCACCATTCCCCTCGACCTCGAATTGAAAGGCGAGGACGGCAAGCCCGTCACGCTTCGCCAGCTCATCGACAAGCCCACCATCCTCACCCTCAACTACTTCCGCTGCGCTGGCATCTGCACGCCCCAGCTCAGCGGCGTGGCCGAAGTGGTCAACCGCACCAAGGCCGAGCCGGGGAAGGATTTCCAGGTCATCACGGTCAGCTTCGATGAACGGGATGAGCCTGAGGTCGCCGCCCAGAAGCGCACCAACTACATCGCCGAGATCACGCGCCCCTTCCCACCGGCCGCCTGGCGCTTCCTCACGGGCCCTGGCGCCACCACCAAGGCCCTGGCGGATGCCGTAGGCTTCAAGTTCAAGCGCGTCAACGATGACTTCGTCCACGCCGGCGCCATCATCTTCCTGAGCCCCAAGGGCCAGGTCACCCGCTACATGTACGGCGTCACCTACCTGCCGGCCGACCTCGAATTGGCGGCCCAGGAGGCCGCCCGCGGCGAGGCCCAGCCCACCATCAACAAGTTCCTGAAATTCTGCTTCAGCTACGACCCGGCGGGACGGCGCTACGTCCTGAACTTCACGACCATCGGCGCCACGGTGATTCTCCTGGCCGCCGCGATCTTCCTGATCGTGATCACCCGCAAGGGCCGGAAAGCCACGGTCAAGCCAGAGGAGGGCGCATGA
- a CDS encoding cbb3-type cytochrome c oxidase subunit I, translated as MSTHAATPQPSFLVDTGERKGLMAWLTSTDHKRVALLYLYSMVIFFFVGVGIGFVMRLVQLTSFQKIITAQTYNALFTVHGVIMIFLFVIPGLPAVFGNFFLPILIGAKDVSFPRLNLASWYFFIAGAILAVLSLFTGGGAPDTGWTFYAPFSLKTGTNVSLAVFAAFVLGFSSMLTGINFITTIHRLRAPGMKFFRMPLMCWALYSTSWIQLLATPIVAITLVLVILERFFGIGIFDPAKGGDPLLYQHLFWIYSHPAVYIMILPAMGVISEIIPTFTKRPIFGYKAIAFSSMSIAGVGSLVWAHHMFTSGMSPFAHLLFSLLTMVVAVPSAIKVFNWVSTLYKGSIDFQPPLFFALTFIFLFCIGGLTGVMNGALALNVHIHDTYFIVGHFHYVMFGGTGMALFAALLYWFPKMFGKMYSKKAIYASWFPMFIGFNTLYFGMMIAGMMGMPRRYYVHLPQFHTIHVVMTVGSWFLILGLILFFGTLVYALFKGEKAEDNPWGGITLEWTIPSPPPLENFEEIPTITQGPYQFGPTEAK; from the coding sequence ATGAGCACCCACGCCGCAACCCCACAGCCGAGCTTCCTGGTGGACACCGGGGAGCGCAAGGGCCTCATGGCCTGGCTGACCTCCACCGACCACAAGCGAGTGGCTCTGCTCTACCTGTACTCCATGGTCATCTTCTTCTTCGTGGGCGTGGGCATCGGCTTCGTGATGCGCCTGGTGCAGCTCACCAGCTTCCAGAAGATCATCACGGCCCAGACCTACAACGCCCTGTTCACGGTCCACGGCGTGATCATGATCTTCCTGTTCGTGATCCCGGGCCTGCCGGCGGTGTTCGGCAACTTCTTCTTGCCCATCCTCATCGGTGCGAAGGACGTGTCGTTCCCCCGCCTGAACCTGGCCTCCTGGTACTTCTTCATCGCCGGTGCCATCCTGGCCGTGCTCTCCCTCTTCACAGGCGGTGGCGCGCCGGACACGGGCTGGACCTTCTACGCCCCCTTCAGCCTGAAGACCGGCACCAACGTGAGCCTCGCGGTGTTCGCAGCCTTCGTGCTGGGCTTCTCGTCCATGCTCACGGGCATCAACTTCATCACCACCATCCACCGCCTGCGGGCCCCGGGCATGAAGTTCTTCCGCATGCCGCTGATGTGCTGGGCCCTCTACTCCACCTCCTGGATCCAGCTGCTGGCCACGCCCATCGTCGCCATCACCCTGGTGCTGGTCATCCTGGAGCGTTTCTTTGGCATCGGCATCTTCGATCCCGCCAAGGGCGGCGATCCCCTCCTCTACCAGCACCTGTTCTGGATCTACTCGCACCCGGCCGTCTACATCATGATCCTGCCGGCCATGGGCGTGATCTCGGAGATTATCCCCACCTTCACCAAGCGCCCCATCTTCGGCTACAAGGCCATCGCCTTCAGCTCCATGTCCATCGCGGGCGTCGGCAGCCTCGTGTGGGCCCACCACATGTTCACCAGCGGCATGAGCCCCTTCGCCCACCTGCTGTTCTCGCTGTTGACCATGGTCGTGGCCGTGCCTAGCGCCATCAAGGTGTTCAACTGGGTGAGCACCCTCTACAAGGGCAGCATCGACTTCCAGCCGCCCCTCTTCTTCGCGCTGACCTTCATCTTCCTGTTCTGCATCGGCGGCCTCACCGGCGTGATGAACGGCGCCCTGGCCCTGAACGTGCACATCCACGATACCTACTTCATCGTGGGCCACTTCCACTACGTGATGTTCGGCGGCACCGGCATGGCGCTCTTCGCGGCGCTGCTCTACTGGTTCCCCAAGATGTTCGGGAAGATGTACTCCAAGAAGGCGATCTACGCCTCCTGGTTCCCCATGTTCATCGGCTTCAACACCCTCTACTTCGGCATGATGATCGCCGGGATGATGGGCATGCCTCGCCGCTACTACGTGCATCTGCCCCAGTTCCACACCATCCACGTGGTCATGACTGTGGGCAGCTGGTTCCTGATCCTGGGGCTCATCCTGTTCTTCGGAACCCTGGTCTACGCCCTCTTCAAGGGTGAGAAGGCCGAGGACAACCCCTGGGGTGGCATCACCCTCGAGTGGACCATCCCCAGCCCGCCGCCTCTCGAGAACTTCGAGGAGATCCCCACCATCACGCAGGGCCCCTATCAGTTCGGGCCGACGGAGGCGAAATGA
- a CDS encoding cytochrome c oxidase subunit 3 family protein, which produces MTGHVHRDDFGARLGMWLFLVTEIVLFSGLFISYTYMRNKYPVEFHHGGAELNATLGIINTVVLLTSSLTVVLAIVAIQRSEKKRAMLALGTTLVLGLVFLVIKSFEWGAKFHHGLYPNSPHLATLPPGEQVFFGLYFTMTGIHGLHVIVGLGVLSVMLWWVATDRIRADRYVHLENSGLYWHIVDVIWIFLLPLFYLAA; this is translated from the coding sequence ATGACCGGCCACGTTCATCGCGACGACTTCGGTGCCCGCCTTGGCATGTGGCTGTTCCTGGTCACCGAGATCGTTCTCTTCTCCGGCCTTTTCATCAGCTACACCTACATGCGGAACAAATACCCCGTGGAATTCCACCACGGCGGCGCCGAGCTGAACGCCACCCTGGGCATCATCAACACGGTGGTGCTGCTCACCAGCAGCCTCACGGTGGTGTTGGCCATCGTGGCCATCCAGCGCTCCGAGAAGAAGCGGGCCATGCTGGCCCTGGGCACTACGCTGGTCCTGGGCCTGGTCTTCCTGGTGATCAAGTCTTTCGAGTGGGGTGCCAAGTTCCACCACGGCCTCTACCCCAACTCGCCCCATCTGGCCACGCTGCCTCCGGGCGAGCAGGTGTTCTTCGGCCTCTACTTCACGATGACCGGCATCCACGGGCTCCACGTGATCGTGGGTCTGGGCGTGCTGAGTGTCATGCTCTGGTGGGTGGCCACGGACCGCATCCGCGCCGACCGCTACGTCCACCTGGAGAACAGCGGTCTCTACTGGCACATCGTGGACGTGATCTGGATCTTCCTCCTCCCCCTGTTCTACCTGGCCGCGTAG
- a CDS encoding cytochrome C oxidase subunit IV family protein — MSEHAAHTADHPSEAHVEHPGYAIFFKVWVALLILTGCLVSLSHFGQTAAVWGLLILTPLKAGLVFYYFMHLKYEGPLLKIVVLVTLGTLLIFFAMLFSDVAFR, encoded by the coding sequence ATGAGCGAACACGCCGCACACACCGCCGACCACCCGAGTGAAGCCCATGTCGAACACCCGGGCTACGCCATCTTCTTCAAGGTCTGGGTGGCCCTCCTGATCCTCACCGGCTGCCTGGTGAGCCTCAGCCACTTCGGCCAGACGGCCGCCGTCTGGGGCCTGCTCATCCTGACGCCCCTCAAGGCGGGTCTGGTCTTCTACTACTTCATGCACCTCAAATACGAAGGGCCGCTGCTGAAGATCGTCGTGCTGGTGACCCTGGGCACGCTGCTGATCTTCTTCGCCATGCTCTTCTCTGACGTCGCTTTCCGCTGA
- the coxB gene encoding cytochrome c oxidase subunit II: MNQAALSAQKSDAVFFYIFGLSVAFLIFITALMIYFVVRYSKKRNPVASQIDGHVGLEVLWTTIPLVLFLTIFYYGWTNFEYMRLAPRDAMAVKVTARQWSWSFQYPNGKQTKVLFAPINKPMKMDVNSVDVVHGFFVPSFRIKVDAVPSRTNTTWFQATKLGSYDIECTVICGVDHSLMLSKVVVVPEDEFKAWYFGGEDAPEPGKAIRANDAHPDLKDLPKGLQILTEKGCTACHSVDGKPKVGPTLKALYGREEQILMAGAMKIIRVDDAYLRRSILKPGEQVVRGYPPAMPQIQLSEQELNEVVGYIKGLN, translated from the coding sequence ATGAACCAAGCCGCCCTCTCAGCGCAGAAATCCGACGCCGTCTTCTTCTACATCTTCGGCCTCTCTGTGGCCTTCCTCATCTTCATCACGGCGCTGATGATCTACTTCGTGGTGCGCTACAGCAAGAAGCGCAATCCCGTCGCCTCGCAGATCGACGGCCACGTGGGCCTCGAAGTTCTCTGGACCACCATCCCTCTCGTGTTGTTTCTCACGATCTTCTACTACGGGTGGACCAACTTCGAATACATGCGCCTCGCTCCCCGCGATGCCATGGCCGTGAAGGTCACCGCCCGCCAGTGGAGCTGGTCCTTCCAATACCCCAACGGCAAGCAGACCAAAGTGCTGTTCGCGCCCATCAACAAACCCATGAAGATGGACGTCAACAGCGTGGACGTGGTGCACGGCTTCTTCGTACCCTCTTTCCGCATCAAGGTGGACGCCGTCCCCAGCCGCACCAACACCACCTGGTTCCAGGCCACCAAGCTCGGTTCCTATGACATCGAGTGCACCGTCATCTGCGGCGTGGATCACAGCCTCATGCTGAGCAAGGTCGTGGTCGTGCCCGAGGATGAGTTCAAGGCCTGGTACTTCGGCGGCGAGGATGCCCCCGAACCCGGCAAGGCCATCCGCGCCAACGATGCCCACCCCGACCTGAAGGACCTGCCCAAAGGCCTCCAAATCCTCACGGAGAAGGGCTGCACCGCCTGTCACTCCGTGGATGGCAAACCCAAGGTGGGCCCCACCCTCAAGGCCCTCTACGGCCGTGAGGAGCAGATCCTCATGGCCGGCGCCATGAAGATCATCCGCGTGGATGACGCCTACCTGCGCCGTTCCATCCTCAAGCCCGGCGAGCAGGTGGTGCGCGGCTATCCGCCCGCCATGCCCCAGATCCAGCTTTCTGAACAGGAGCTGAACGAGGTCGTGGGTTACATCAAGGGCCTGAACTAG
- a CDS encoding protoheme IX farnesyltransferase, with protein MSAATATLPKPSPVSIFLELTKLRISGASTFTAAAGYVAFLRGANAGLITTLLGILLLAMGSSAFNEVQEHKLDALMPRTANRPIPRGDLTPAMAAIIAGVMAISGFLVLWLAHNLTSALLGALALVWYNGFYTPLKRVSAFAVVPGSLIGALPPAIGWTAAGGGAADPSVLALAFVFFIWQVPHFWLLVGLHAEGYEEAGYPTLVGLFGRPRLSRLTFTWTCGTAAACGLLPMFRVLVSRPAEIMLGLGAVWLVIGSLPLLNPGQDAPLYRRVFMNINLFALVLTAAVILDPFFSR; from the coding sequence TTGAGCGCAGCCACCGCGACCCTTCCCAAACCCAGTCCGGTTTCCATCTTCCTGGAGCTGACCAAGCTCCGGATCTCCGGCGCCTCCACCTTCACGGCGGCGGCGGGCTACGTGGCCTTCCTCCGGGGGGCGAACGCCGGGCTCATCACGACCCTGCTGGGCATCCTCCTGCTGGCCATGGGCAGCAGCGCGTTCAATGAGGTGCAGGAGCACAAGCTCGACGCCCTGATGCCCCGCACCGCCAACCGGCCCATTCCGCGCGGCGACCTCACCCCTGCCATGGCTGCCATCATCGCTGGCGTCATGGCCATCTCGGGCTTCCTGGTACTGTGGCTGGCCCACAACCTGACTTCCGCCCTGCTCGGGGCCCTGGCCCTGGTTTGGTACAACGGCTTCTACACGCCCCTGAAGCGCGTCAGCGCCTTCGCCGTGGTGCCCGGCTCCCTCATCGGCGCCCTGCCTCCGGCCATCGGCTGGACGGCCGCAGGCGGCGGTGCCGCGGATCCTTCCGTGCTGGCCCTGGCCTTCGTCTTCTTCATCTGGCAGGTGCCCCACTTCTGGCTGCTGGTGGGCCTCCACGCCGAAGGCTACGAAGAGGCGGGCTACCCCACCCTCGTCGGCCTCTTCGGACGTCCCCGCCTTTCGCGCCTGACCTTCACCTGGACCTGCGGCACGGCGGCCGCCTGTGGTCTGCTGCCGATGTTCCGCGTGCTGGTGTCCCGGCCCGCGGAGATCATGCTGGGCCTCGGCGCCGTTTGGCTTGTCATCGGATCCCTGCCTCTTCTGAACCCCGGCCAGGATGCTCCGCTCTACCGGCGCGTTTTCATGAACATCAACCTCTTCGCCCTGGTGCTCACGGCGGCGGTGATCCTGGATCCCTTCTTCAGCCGCTGA
- a CDS encoding Pls/PosA family non-ribosomal peptide synthetase, with the protein MLSSTAITPSTAALLAFARLAQGHLGEDDLLLEAEADGGLRSASLQLGEGPSTQITAETLALQLGRPEAFALTAKTSAEGMPFRGRIQISGQEARLQMEAGATPPMTPWILRHFSRLYRLILDGPESALEGLSMLDDEERAVLLGPFSGPAFDPELSTPGSLADLFAATLRRHGALPAIEEDGRTWTYAELDALAEAIALGLRQRGLGQGSLVGHWMPRGLQAYAALLGILKSGAAYVPLDPGLPPARVRQVALECGMHLLLASPSLGTVPDLPCSQVDSTALGAGGTENEPASVGPGAEDLAYVIFTSGSTGTPKGVPITHLAACTLVRAEQRLFAPHAEDRIFQGFSLAFDASVEELWLAWASGACLIAGTPALMQSGPDLGKRLTEAGITVLSTVPTLLGLLADRIPTLRLLILGGEACPEDLVARWWRPDLRLVNTYGPTEATVISTWTDLRPGQAVTIGKAVPNDRVYVLDAERRLCPIGVPGELHLSGAGLSRGYLGRPDLTAERFIPNPFSDGPLTERLYRTGDRVRFNADGDLEFLGRIDTQVKLRGFRIELEEIEAALRVEAEVVAAAVTLWKADDPERLVAYVVLQPGALFDADRLLRALRQRLPSYMVPASIDALAELPTLASGKLDRKRLPAPTRRRALPSTESDALTPTQKRLREQWARLFQGRAPGLDEDFFRDLGGHSLLAAAMVSELRQHAGFESLAVPDVYAFPTLRVLAAELDARQESGPVSDQAQLPPAEPLPAWRYGLCVLAQLLSLYPLLGFYALQWLSPYLVYSWSQDHDTSRFLGISAALLSLTLIYPAMFVLSIAAKWLLLGRIKPGRHRIWGLYYWRWWLTQRIIAAAPLDYLVESPWLALYFRLMGARIGSGVHLATTSLAAFDLTDIGDEASIGQDARLSGYTLEDGFLEIGPIRIGRRCYVGNRSILCAGSIMEDGAILEDLSLLPTGARIATGQHWTGSPARPLPPTATDRTRLTQDLPRPSRARRMGIAAVQALGACMIPMAFLLAIFPGLILINELYAATPGYFAYLVVAPVVALSFVVLLALEIAAAKWLLVGRVKPGTYDLNSGFILRKWYVDRLMSVGLDLLAPLYATLYLAPWFRLLGAKLGAWAEVSTAGSGCPDLLEIGDESFIADCVSFGPPRVDLGRVTLAATQVGRRAFVGNSALIPSGTVLGDSVLVGVLSVPPIDPLEAARADSSWLGSPAIYLPHRQESATFGEAATFRPPKRMILLRAFIEQFRVLAPVAGFVVITSLLLTALTEIEEATSLGTAALSLPLLYFAGGLAACLFVVAVKWAVIGHYKPSEKPLWCSFIWRTELVSGLHENLADSWLLRLLAGTPLVPLYFRLLGARIGRRVCMESTWLTEYDLVDIGDGAQLNSDCTIQTHLFEDRVMKMDRIHLGPGCSVGMDSVVLYGSRLEAGSVLGDLSLVMKGESLPVSTRWEGSPARPSPRGRR; encoded by the coding sequence ATGCTTTCTTCCACGGCCATCACCCCCAGCACGGCGGCCCTCCTCGCCTTCGCGCGCCTGGCGCAGGGGCACCTGGGAGAAGACGACCTGCTGCTGGAGGCAGAGGCGGATGGCGGTCTGCGAAGCGCTTCCCTTCAACTGGGTGAAGGCCCCTCGACACAGATAACCGCCGAGACCCTGGCCCTTCAACTCGGACGCCCCGAGGCCTTCGCGCTCACCGCGAAAACCTCGGCGGAGGGCATGCCCTTTCGCGGGCGCATCCAGATCAGCGGCCAGGAGGCCCGGCTGCAGATGGAAGCCGGCGCGACACCCCCCATGACGCCCTGGATCCTGCGTCACTTCAGTCGACTGTACCGATTGATTCTGGACGGGCCCGAATCCGCCTTGGAGGGGCTGTCCATGCTGGATGACGAAGAGCGGGCCGTGCTGCTGGGCCCCTTCTCCGGCCCGGCCTTCGATCCTGAACTGAGCACGCCGGGATCCCTGGCCGACCTCTTCGCGGCCACCCTACGCCGTCATGGGGCCCTGCCCGCCATCGAAGAGGATGGTCGAACCTGGACCTATGCCGAGCTGGATGCCTTGGCAGAGGCCATTGCCCTCGGCCTTCGGCAACGAGGCCTGGGCCAGGGTTCCCTGGTGGGGCACTGGATGCCCCGCGGGCTGCAGGCCTACGCGGCCCTGCTGGGAATCCTCAAGAGCGGAGCCGCCTACGTGCCCCTGGACCCCGGCCTTCCTCCGGCCCGCGTCCGGCAGGTGGCCCTGGAATGCGGCATGCACCTGCTGCTGGCTTCGCCCTCGCTGGGAACCGTTCCCGATCTGCCCTGCTCCCAGGTCGATTCCACCGCTTTGGGCGCCGGGGGCACAGAGAACGAACCTGCTTCCGTCGGCCCCGGGGCCGAGGATCTGGCCTACGTCATCTTCACCTCCGGCTCCACGGGCACGCCCAAGGGTGTGCCCATCACCCACCTTGCAGCCTGCACGCTGGTGCGGGCCGAGCAGCGGCTCTTCGCGCCGCATGCAGAGGACCGCATCTTTCAGGGTTTTTCCCTGGCCTTCGACGCTTCGGTGGAAGAGCTCTGGCTGGCATGGGCCAGCGGGGCCTGCCTGATTGCGGGCACGCCCGCGCTGATGCAGTCGGGACCGGATCTTGGGAAGCGACTCACCGAAGCCGGAATCACCGTGCTGTCCACGGTGCCCACGCTGCTGGGCCTCCTCGCGGACCGCATTCCCACCCTTCGCCTGCTCATCCTCGGGGGCGAAGCCTGTCCTGAAGATCTGGTGGCCCGCTGGTGGCGCCCCGACCTCCGGCTGGTGAACACCTATGGCCCCACGGAGGCCACGGTCATCTCCACCTGGACCGATCTGAGGCCCGGACAGGCCGTCACCATCGGCAAGGCCGTGCCCAATGACCGGGTCTACGTGCTGGATGCCGAGAGGCGCCTGTGCCCCATCGGAGTGCCCGGGGAGCTGCACCTTTCAGGAGCGGGCCTGTCCCGGGGCTACCTGGGTCGGCCCGATCTCACGGCCGAACGATTCATCCCGAATCCTTTCTCGGATGGGCCCCTCACCGAGCGCCTCTACCGCACCGGGGATCGCGTGCGCTTCAACGCTGACGGAGATCTAGAATTCCTCGGTCGCATCGACACCCAGGTGAAGCTGCGGGGGTTCCGCATCGAGCTGGAGGAAATCGAAGCCGCGCTCCGCGTGGAAGCAGAGGTTGTGGCCGCAGCGGTCACGCTCTGGAAGGCGGATGACCCCGAGCGACTGGTAGCCTACGTCGTTCTGCAGCCAGGAGCCCTCTTCGATGCGGATCGCCTGTTGCGGGCCCTGCGCCAGCGCCTGCCCAGCTACATGGTGCCTGCCTCCATCGATGCCCTGGCGGAGCTGCCCACCCTCGCCAGCGGGAAGCTGGACCGGAAGCGCCTGCCCGCGCCCACCCGGCGACGGGCCCTCCCATCCACCGAGAGCGATGCACTGACACCCACGCAGAAGCGGCTGCGCGAACAGTGGGCGCGCCTCTTCCAGGGCCGTGCACCGGGCTTGGATGAGGATTTCTTCCGCGATCTGGGCGGGCATTCGCTGTTGGCCGCGGCCATGGTTTCAGAGCTTCGTCAGCACGCCGGATTCGAGAGCCTGGCAGTGCCCGATGTGTACGCCTTTCCCACCCTGCGCGTTCTGGCCGCGGAACTGGATGCCCGCCAGGAATCGGGGCCCGTCTCCGATCAGGCGCAGCTTCCCCCCGCGGAACCACTGCCGGCCTGGCGCTATGGGCTCTGCGTCCTGGCCCAGCTCCTGTCGCTCTATCCCCTGCTGGGGTTCTACGCGCTGCAGTGGCTCAGCCCCTATCTCGTCTACAGCTGGAGCCAGGATCACGACACGTCACGCTTCCTGGGCATCAGCGCGGCCCTGCTGTCGCTGACCCTCATCTATCCCGCCATGTTCGTGCTTTCCATCGCCGCGAAGTGGCTGCTGCTGGGCCGCATCAAACCCGGACGCCACCGCATCTGGGGCCTCTATTATTGGCGCTGGTGGCTGACCCAGCGGATCATCGCCGCGGCGCCCCTGGACTACCTGGTGGAATCCCCCTGGCTGGCCTTGTACTTCCGCCTCATGGGCGCCCGCATCGGCAGCGGCGTGCACCTGGCCACCACCTCCCTCGCGGCGTTTGATCTCACCGACATCGGCGACGAAGCCAGCATCGGCCAGGATGCGCGACTGAGCGGCTACACCCTGGAGGATGGCTTCCTGGAGATCGGCCCCATCCGCATCGGACGCCGCTGCTACGTGGGCAACCGCTCCATCCTGTGCGCCGGTTCCATCATGGAGGATGGCGCCATTCTGGAAGACCTGAGCCTGCTGCCAACCGGCGCACGGATCGCCACGGGCCAGCACTGGACGGGCTCACCGGCCCGGCCCCTGCCGCCCACGGCCACGGATCGCACGCGCCTGACCCAGGATCTGCCCCGCCCCTCTCGAGCACGGCGTATGGGCATCGCTGCCGTTCAGGCCCTGGGGGCCTGCATGATTCCCATGGCCTTCCTCCTCGCCATCTTCCCGGGCCTGATCCTCATCAACGAGCTCTACGCCGCCACGCCGGGCTACTTCGCCTACCTGGTGGTGGCGCCCGTGGTGGCCCTTTCCTTCGTGGTGCTGCTCGCCCTGGAGATCGCCGCCGCCAAGTGGCTGCTGGTGGGGCGCGTGAAGCCCGGAACTTACGACCTGAACAGCGGCTTCATCCTGCGCAAATGGTACGTGGACCGCCTCATGAGTGTGGGCCTCGATCTGCTGGCGCCGCTCTACGCCACCCTGTATCTGGCCCCATGGTTCCGCTTGCTGGGCGCGAAGTTGGGGGCTTGGGCCGAGGTGTCCACCGCCGGTTCGGGATGCCCGGACCTGCTCGAGATCGGGGACGAAAGCTTCATCGCCGACTGTGTGTCCTTCGGTCCCCCGCGCGTGGATCTGGGTCGCGTCACCCTCGCGGCCACCCAAGTGGGACGCCGCGCGTTTGTGGGCAACAGCGCGCTGATCCCCTCCGGGACCGTCCTCGGAGACAGCGTACTGGTGGGCGTCTTGTCCGTGCCTCCCATCGATCCCCTGGAGGCCGCCCGCGCCGACAGTTCCTGGCTGGGCTCCCCGGCCATCTACCTGCCGCACCGGCAGGAGAGTGCCACTTTTGGCGAAGCAGCCACGTTCCGGCCGCCCAAGCGGATGATTCTCCTGCGGGCCTTCATCGAGCAGTTCCGGGTCCTCGCGCCCGTCGCCGGATTCGTGGTGATCACCAGCCTGCTGCTCACCGCCCTCACGGAAATCGAGGAAGCCACCTCGCTCGGGACCGCGGCCCTCTCCCTGCCCCTCCTCTATTTCGCCGGCGGCTTGGCGGCCTGCCTGTTCGTGGTGGCGGTCAAGTGGGCTGTCATCGGTCACTACAAGCCGAGCGAGAAGCCCCTCTGGTGCAGCTTCATCTGGCGCACGGAACTGGTGAGCGGGCTGCATGAAAACCTGGCGGATTCCTGGCTGCTCCGCTTGCTCGCGGGCACGCCCCTGGTGCCGCTGTACTTCCGCCTATTGGGCGCCCGCATCGGCCGCCGCGTCTGCATGGAGAGTACCTGGCTGACGGAATACGATCTCGTGGACATCGGCGATGGCGCCCAGCTGAACTCCGATTGCACCATCCAGACCCACCTCTTCGAGGACCGGGTGATGAAGATGGATCGCATCCACCTCGGACCTGGATGTTCCGTGGGCATGGATTCGGTGGTGCTCTACGGTTCGCGCCTGGAGGCTGGCTCGGTTCTCGGCGATCTGTCGCTGGTGATGAAGGGGGAATCCCTGCCCGTCAGCACCCGCTGGGAAGGTTCACCGGCGCGGCCTTCCCCAAGGGGGCGGAGATGA